The following proteins come from a genomic window of Malus sylvestris chromosome 4, drMalSylv7.2, whole genome shotgun sequence:
- the LOC126617792 gene encoding isocitrate dehydrogenase [NAD] catalytic subunit 5, mitochondrial-like — MTNLSLGSGEDPSPFGCEKKTKSRDLFFSDRQITHNQLQMASHLLRRASSHFLSGAVNPAHSLLSSSSPSSQSARVFSSASTPIRATLFPGDGIGPEIAESVKQVFREADVPIEWEEHYVGTEIDPRTQSFLTWESLESVRKNGVGLKGPMATPIGKGHRSLNLTLRKELNLYANVRPCYSLPGYKTRYDNVDLITIRENTEGEYSGLEHQVVRGVVESLKIITRQASLRVAEYAFHYAKAHGRERVSAIHKANIMQKTDGLFLKCCREVAEKYPEIKYEEVVIDNCCMMLVKNPALFDVLVMPNLYGDIISDLCAGLIGGLGLTPSCNIGEGGIALAEAVHGSAPDIAGKNLANPTALLLSAVTMLRHLELHDKADRIQNAILSTIAEGKFRTADLGGSSSTSDFTQAIVDHL, encoded by the exons atgacaaacctctccttgggctcaggagaggatccaagtccATTTGGTTGTGAGAAGAAGACCAAAAGTCGGGACTTATTCTTTTCCGATCGCCAAATTACACACAATCAGCTGCAAATGGCTTCCCACCTATTGAGGCGCGCCTCCAGCCACTTCCTCTCCGGCGCCGTCAACCCTGCCCATAGCTTGCTGTCGTCATCGTCCCCGTCATCTCAGTCAGCTAGGGTTTTCTCCTCCGCTTCCACTCCGATCCGAGCCACCCTCTTCCCCGGCGACGGTATCGGCCCCGAGATTGCCGAGTCCGTCAAACAG GTGTTCAGAGAAGCTGACGTGCCAATTGAATGGGAAGAACATTATGTTGGGACTGAAATAGATCCGAGAACGCAGAGTTTCCTAACATGGGAAAGTTTAGAGTCAGTGCGGAAAAATGGGGTAGGCTTGAAAGGGCCAATGGCCACACCAATTGGGAAAGGTCATCGTTCCTTGAACCTTACTCTGAGGAAAGAACTTAATTTGTATGCAAATGTCAGGCCTTGTTACAGCCTTCCTGGCTACAAAACTCGATATGACAATGTCGATCTTATCACTATTCGTGAAAATACAGAGGGAGAGTATAGTGGACTTGAGCATCAA GTGGTGAGAGGTGTTGTTGAGAGCCTCAAGATCATCACCCGTCAGGCAAGCTTGAGGGTGGCTGAGTATGCTTTTCATTATGCTAAGGCCCATGGAAGAGAGAGAGTCTCTGCAATTCACAAAGCAAACATTATGCAGAAAACTGATGGTCTTTTTCTTAAG TGTTGTCGTGAGGTTGCAGAGAAGTACCCTGAAATCAAATATGAGGAAGTTGTCATTGATAATTGCTGTATGATG CTTGTGAAGAATCCAGCACTTTTTGATGTGTTAGTGATGCCTAACCTCTATGGTGATATTATAAGTGATCTTTGTGCTGGGTTGATAGGTGGTTTGGGCTTAACGCCAAG CTGCAATATTGGAGAGGGTGGCATTGCCCTTGCTGAAGCTGTACATGGTTCAGCACCTGATATTGCTGGAAAG AATTTGGCAAATCCGACCGCCCTGCTTTTAAGTGCTGTTACAATGCTACGCCATTTGGAGCTCCATGATAAAGCAGATCGGATCCAAAATGCAATCCTCAGCACAATTGCAGAGGGGAAGTTCCGAACCGCTGACCTTGGTGGCTCTTCATCAACTTCTGACTTTACGCAGGCAATCGTCGATCATCTTTGA